Sequence from the Maribacter aquivivus genome:
CTTGTTTTTTCACCTACTTCTTATTGGTGTCTATTAGTAAATTGACCATTGTTTCTGGAAATACCCTAATGTTCAATTTCAAAAAGGCATTCGGTAAACCACTCACCATTTTTATTATTACTGCATTACTCGTCTCTATAGTTTCATCATGCATTGGCGTTATGGGCGTAGTAGCCGAAGTTACAATGGAGTGGATTTCAGTAAAAACTTCTATTTCATTTCTTAACAAACCTGTAGTTTCCATCTTTTTTATTGCATTACTTATCGGACTTTTTTGGACTGGCAAACACGAAAATTTCATAAAAGCCATGAGTATTATGGTTGGCTTTATGGCTCTAGCTTTTATAATTACCAGCTTTATGGTGGTTAAAGAAGCGGGCACTTCTATTACCGAATTTTTTCCAGAATTGCCTAAGGGAGATAATAACGGATTGGTAATTGCCGGTATAGTAGGTACTACAATGGCTGGTGTTTGTTTAGCGTCAAGAAGTATTCTCGTTCAAGAACAAAACTGGGGCTTAAAAGATTTAAAAACTGAAAACAAAGATGCAATGTCTTCAATGGTTATGACCTTTTTTATAAGTCTTGCCATAATGATCAGCGCAACGGGTACATTATACTTTAAAGGCGCCCCTGTTGAAGACGCTACAGATATGATGCATGCTTTAGGACCATGGGCAGGAGATTTC
This genomic interval carries:
- a CDS encoding Nramp family divalent metal transporter gives rise to the protein MTTENMSFSGKFKKRLKDFGPAFFIIGYVVGTGSVTSMVVSGAKYGLSLSWALLLSCFFTYFLLVSISKLTIVSGNTLMFNFKKAFGKPLTIFIITALLVSIVSSCIGVMGVVAEVTMEWISVKTSISFLNKPVVSIFFIALLIGLFWTGKHENFIKAMSIMVGFMALAFIITSFMVVKEAGTSITEFFPELPKGDNNGLVIAGIVGTTMAGVCLASRSILVQEQNWGLKDLKTENKDAMSSMVMTFFISLAIMISATGTLYFKGAPVEDATDMMHALGPWAGDFALTLFTLGIIGAGLSSIFPNLLLFPWLVADYTGTERDMKKPLYKLIVVLVALSGLIVPILGGKPVWILIASQALSPFVMPLITLFLIILLNKESIMKEYKVGIGMNLALGATFIFNCYMLYVALNGFIDFI